AGTCCCTTGAAGGCAAGACCCGGGCCGCTATGGCCAAGCTTTCCGCCTCCGCCCAGGCCGAAGTGGAGATGAAAGTGGCGTCGATCTTCCGCAAATATGGTGAGCGGCTGAGTGAAGAGCAGAAAGCCGACATCCGCCGCATCATGGCCGAATCGCAGGAAGGCCTGGAAAAAATGCGCGCCTTCAAACTGGAAAACAGCAACCAGCCTGCTGACGCGTTCCGCGCCTATCGGGCCGAAGCAAAGCCCGGCGCAGCAAAAGAGAAGTTAGGCGGAGCAAAAGAGAAGCCCCGGACGACGAAGCCTGCTCAATCCAAGTCCCGGAAAGAGACCAAATAAATGCTCAGCGAAGACATTCTCTTTCTCCCGGTCAATGAACTTTCAAAGCGCATTCAAGCGCGCAAGCTTTCCCCCGTTGAACTCACAGAAAGCTATCTGGATCGCAGCCGCTCGATCGGCAAAAAACTGAATGCGTATGCCACGCTCACGCCCGACTTGGCGTTGCAGCAGGCGCATGCGGCGGAAAAGGAAATCGCGGCAGGGAAGTATCGCGGCCCGCTCCACGGTATTCCTTACGCCGCCAAAGACCTGCTCGCGGTCAAAGGCTATCCCACTGGCTGGGGCGCGCGGCCATACTCTGACCAGCGCTTTGATTATGACGCCACAGTCATCAAAAAGCTGGAAGCTGCCGGCGCGGTGCTTCTGGGCAAGGCAGCTATGATCGAGCTGGCTGGCGGCATGGGATACCGTTTTGCCTCGGCGTCCGCCACCGGCGCGGCCAGAAATCCCTGGAACACCGATTACTGGACCTGCGGCTCTTCGAGCGGCTCTGCCGCCATCACCGGCGCAGGACTCGCGGCCTTTGCCATTGGCACTGAAACCTGGGGATCGATCATCTGTCCTTCCGGATTTTGTGGGCTCAGCGGCCTGCGTCCGACTTACGGACGCGTGAGCCGCAGCGGCGCCATGGCCCTCTCTTACACCATGGATAAAATCGGCCCCATTACGCGTAGCGCCGATGATTGCGACCTGGTTCTGAAAGTTATTTCCGGCCATGACGCCGAAGATCTGGGCTCACTGCCGGAGGCGGCCGCAAAGTATTCCGGCGCGCCTGAGGTAAAAGGCAAGCTGCGCGTGGGCTGGCTGGTGAACCAATGGAAAGAAATCAAGCCGGACGTGAACGGGCCCGTGATGGCCGCGCGGCAAGTTCTGGAAAAGAGCCCTTCCATCGAGCTAAGTAACACCACTCTTCCCGACGGTCCCTGGGAGACCGCCGCGGGACTTGTTGTTTCCGTGGAAGGCGCAACTGCATTTCGAACATTGATTCAATCGGGTCGCGTGGCTGAGCTGACTGATCCACTGGGGAAAATCGGCGGCTACATGAATGAAGAGATCAGCGCTTCAGACTTCATTCTGGCCCAGCGCATCCGCGCCATTCTGCAGGTAAAGATAGATGAGATTTTCCAGCACGTTGACGTTCTGGCCACGGCCTCATTGCCCGTGACCGCCAGCAAACTCGACGCCAACCTGGACGAGGCGTTAACCTTTGCCGATCCCATTGGCGGCATCGGCAATATCTGCGGTCTGCCCGCCATCAGCGTACCTTGCGGCTTCGGCCAGCACGGCTTGCCAGCGGGCATCCAGTTTATTGGCCGCGCCCTCGACGACGCAAAAATCGTTCAGGCGGCGCGCATTTTCCAGCGCCAGACAGATTGGCACCGCAAGCACCCCAGCCTTAGCTAACTGCCAGTGGGATCAATATGATCAGGGTATTTCACTGAGTGCGTTTCCAGCGCGCACTGTGCAATACTAAATGGGTTGCCGCGTAGCCTCGAGTGCTGGGGGCGTGCATCCAATGATCCAGAATGTCCGCTGATTTTTTGACCGGAACACGGTTTAATCCGGAACCGCTGCGTGAATCCATCCTGCGGCACATTCATTACGCGCTCGCTCGCCCCGGAGGGAGTCTTGTTCCGCGCGAGCTTTTCAAGCCTCTCTCGCTGACCATCCGCGATTACCTGATCGATGGTCTGCTCAAGACCGAGCGACGCTATCGTGAAGGGAAGGTCAAGCGCCTTGGCTATCTCTCCATGGAATTTCTGATGGGGCGCTGGCTCAGTGACAATCTGTGCAATCTTGGCCTGGGCGAGCAGTGCCGTTCCGTGCTGGCGGAATTTGGCGTGAAGCTGGAAGACGTTCTGGAAGTGGAGCCCGATGCTGGCCTTGGAAATGGCGGTCTGGGCCGTTTGGCCGCGTGCTTTCTGGAGTCGCTGGCCACCATGGGCATGCCAGGCTTTGGTTACGGTATCGACTACGAGTACGGCATGTTCAAGCAGGAGATTGTTGGCGGCTTCCAGCGGGAAAAGCCGGACCAGTGGAAGTCTGAGGGCACGCCGTTTTACATTGAGCGTCCTCAGGATTTCTGCACCGTGCCCATGTATGGACGGCTGCAGTCTTCGCGTGATTCGCACGGCAACCGGCGGCAGAGCTGGGTCGATAGCAAAATTGTCGTCGGCGTGCCCAATGATCTGCCGGTGGCCGGCTACGGTGGCGACACCGTAAACTTCCTGCGCCTGTTTACGGCGCGCGCGTCAGAAGATTTTGATATTGAAATTTTCAATCGCGGCGACTACATTCGCGCCGTTGAGCAGAAGATTGCCTCGGAAAATATTTCGCGCGTTCTCTATCCCTCTGATTCTGTGCTCTCCGGCAAAGAGCTGCGGCTGAATCAGGAATATTTTCTGGTGGCATGCGCGCTACGCGACATCCTGCGCAATTACATGTCCACCCACGCGAGCTTTGACGATCTACCTTCCAAGGTCGCCATCCAGATGAATGATACGCATCCCAGCCTGTGCGTGGCTGAGCTGATGCGCTTTCTGGTGGATGAGAACTTGCTCGATTGGGACCATGCCTGGGAGCTTACCGTGGCCACGCTTGGCTACACCAACCACACGCTGCTGCCTGAAGCGCTGGAAAAATGGCCTGTCTCGCTGATTGAGCGCGTGCTGCCCCGGCACACGGAAATTATCTTTGGCATCAACCATCAGTTCCTGCGTACCGTCGCGCGCAGTTGGCCGGGGGACATTGACCGGCAACGCCGCATGTCGATCATTGAAGAAGGTCCGGAAAAGCAGGTGCGCATGGCCAATCTGGCGATCGTCGGAAGCCATGCGATTAACGGCGTTTCACGGTTGCATAGTGACCTGATCAAGAGCGCGCTGGTGCCGGACTTTGCCCAGCTCTGGCCGGAACGTTTTAGCAACAAGACCAACGGAGTTGCACCGAGGCGTTGGTTATTGAAAGCGAATCCGGGCCTTTCAGCGCTGCTTACCCGCACAGTGGGCGAAGAATGGATCACAGACCTGGAGCGCGTGCGCGCGATTGAAAAAGGCGCAGGCGATCCCGCGTTCCGCGAGGAAT
This genomic interval from Terriglobia bacterium contains the following:
- a CDS encoding amidase is translated as MLSEDILFLPVNELSKRIQARKLSPVELTESYLDRSRSIGKKLNAYATLTPDLALQQAHAAEKEIAAGKYRGPLHGIPYAAKDLLAVKGYPTGWGARPYSDQRFDYDATVIKKLEAAGAVLLGKAAMIELAGGMGYRFASASATGAARNPWNTDYWTCGSSSGSAAITGAGLAAFAIGTETWGSIICPSGFCGLSGLRPTYGRVSRSGAMALSYTMDKIGPITRSADDCDLVLKVISGHDAEDLGSLPEAAAKYSGAPEVKGKLRVGWLVNQWKEIKPDVNGPVMAARQVLEKSPSIELSNTTLPDGPWETAAGLVVSVEGATAFRTLIQSGRVAELTDPLGKIGGYMNEEISASDFILAQRIRAILQVKIDEIFQHVDVLATASLPVTASKLDANLDEALTFADPIGGIGNICGLPAISVPCGFGQHGLPAGIQFIGRALDDAKIVQAARIFQRQTDWHRKHPSLS
- a CDS encoding glycogen/starch/alpha-glucan phosphorylase, coding for MSADFLTGTRFNPEPLRESILRHIHYALARPGGSLVPRELFKPLSLTIRDYLIDGLLKTERRYREGKVKRLGYLSMEFLMGRWLSDNLCNLGLGEQCRSVLAEFGVKLEDVLEVEPDAGLGNGGLGRLAACFLESLATMGMPGFGYGIDYEYGMFKQEIVGGFQREKPDQWKSEGTPFYIERPQDFCTVPMYGRLQSSRDSHGNRRQSWVDSKIVVGVPNDLPVAGYGGDTVNFLRLFTARASEDFDIEIFNRGDYIRAVEQKIASENISRVLYPSDSVLSGKELRLNQEYFLVACALRDILRNYMSTHASFDDLPSKVAIQMNDTHPSLCVAELMRFLVDENLLDWDHAWELTVATLGYTNHTLLPEALEKWPVSLIERVLPRHTEIIFGINHQFLRTVARSWPGDIDRQRRMSIIEEGPEKQVRMANLAIVGSHAINGVSRLHSDLIKSALVPDFAQLWPERFSNKTNGVAPRRWLLKANPGLSALLTRTVGEEWITDLERVRAIEKGAGDPAFREEFRAIKRRNKEKLAREVFNTTAVAIDPQSMFDVHVKRIHEYKRQLLNVMRVIHEYLSVVEDGVEPQMQRSYIFAGKAAPGYWAAKQIIKLINNVAQVVNSDPRVKDRIKVVFVPDYRVSLAEIIMPAADLSQQISTAGMEASGTGNMKLAMNGALTLGTLDGANIEIMQAVGEANIYTFGLTREDVSWYQESRSYNPREIYQKDATVRRVVDCLASNLLCPDEPGLFRWIVDELLDRGDRYFHLADLSSYIEASHRAEKDYREPDVWTAKSILNVARTGFFSSDRTIAEYARDIWNIKPAAAVAERESDAKEPVRAEVSR